From Danio aesculapii chromosome 18, fDanAes4.1, whole genome shotgun sequence, a single genomic window includes:
- the pex11a gene encoding peroxisomal membrane protein 11A, with protein sequence METFISFTNQSQGRDRIFRATQYACALAKYLLRNEAKRKELAKKLQLLESNMSSGRKLFRLGNTVNSVHAAKSTLHISDPVLRFCLTVANLNRALYFICDNILWARSIGLIRDIDKERWNLNSSRFYFLSLVMNLTRDVYAIIQLMVQKSRDRRYQQKADQHLNESPDVACVIVPQLDAFLFLLMESLRSQPSVALDTLKNVCDLFIPLDKLGIYQTNAGVVGFCGLVSSLLGILTVLRPTLKIKP encoded by the exons ATGGAAACTTTCATCAGCTTCACGAACCAAAGTCAAGGAAGGGATCGCATTTTCAG gGCAACACAATATGCATGTGCTTTGGCGAAATACCTTCTGAGAAATGAAGCGAAAAGAAAAGAGCTGGCGAAAAAGCTGCAGTTGCTGGAGTCTAATATGAGCTCGGGGCGAAAGC TATTCAGGCTTGGCAACACTGTAAACTCGGTCCATGCTGCCAAGAGCACTCTTCATATTTCTGACCCTGTCCTGCGCTTCTGCCTGACTGTCGCCAATCTCAACCGTGCCTTATACTTCATCTGTGACAACATCCTCTGGGCAAGAAGCATCGGCCTAATCCGAGATATCGACAAGGAGCGCTGGAACTTGAATTCCTCTCGCTTCTATTTCCTGTCTTTGGTCATGAATCTGACCAGAGACGTCTATGCGATCATCCAGCTAATGGTCCAGAAGTCTCGAGACCGACGCTACCAGCAGAAAGCCGACCAGCACCTTAACGAAAGTCCGGATGTGGCTTGTGTCATTGTGCCTCAGCTCGACGCGTTTCTCTTTCTTCTCATGGAGAGCCTCAGAAGTCAGCCGTCTGTGGCTTTggatacacttaaaaatgtttgcgATCTTTTCATTCCACTTGACAAACTGGGTATTTACCAGACCAATGCAGGGGTGGTGGGCTTCTGTGGGCTGGTGTCCTCGCTTTTAGGCATACTGACAGTCTTGAGGCCCACGCTTAAAATAAAGCCATGA